A single window of Pyxidicoccus xibeiensis DNA harbors:
- a CDS encoding tetratricopeptide repeat protein, translating into MRTFRRGLAALAFVAALSGCPRSSTSVTPRVLESAAERAEKGNDEARTLAFAGFHAYLVAADATLAQQRFDAAVAKDAGDVYALAGQHLMARRAARGDRALAAAVELAVRAPGHPLAVFAARYMLDAVGASKAQDDEILKGVDRALAAGATGEAAYLLRGARLSVHTVRGDAKARDAALRELGGVGEVSLVGPFSAFHILAWDDADPVSRSGSLAGPFTGPFGPVAVRTLRAPDGRLDLGGEPGEGDLYVHAFDAEVTEPGTYVARSVSGTSHQVLLDGTPLMERRSWERATSTITARTVELPAGKHRFLIRQLKAGTSGVLTFSLLRADGRPSGVRVTPASGAAPQAWGRAHGASEETPGVYPTTQSLKAALAEEAGDLLSTVLAVRDGMGRDADGARRLMAAVDANTPALLALRAELAATDRTVPSKVARGRATRDLEVVLAKDPGNVAAVLVRTDLFLDDGQNAPALEALKAVDSTQGPVSPAVSMARARAALALDVEALAEESLAAALEVRPGLCEALGLQYNLARRRDAVERGDQLVAAQQGCPGTTVREAEHARTRGDMETAAKLYAQLVAQDPSSVSTGTSLANVYVALRRYDDAMAVLRELAKVWPRSADLVKRMADVREYSGQPAEALALREKALAMEGDDLALRRAVERAKTGRELLQEHAIDGREAIRAYEAEPMSSGSAAVFVLDAAAVRVYPDGSIVNRIHTVQKALEQSGVQDIAEVTVPRGAQVLALRTLKADGRVLEPENIEGKDTVSLPGVAVGDYVEVEYLLAENPRGPAQPGFTASAFYFQIANQPNAWTTYTVVAPKGSGMKVDAHGMKAPAPKVTGDVEVFHYEARRVPPFIAEPDSPPSGNEYLPFVMVGAGATGNDGLVRIYGDVFQERWQRTAEVEAFARKAAEGKEGLEAVKALHAAANQRFSGRDSGLGQSAASTVAQDRGSRLMVMKAGLDTLGIPARVVAIRTFTVDPAQYLFPNDSLLPFAALRVELPGGEPVWVDTSVRNGPFGELPESAMGGREAYLLPEPGLPAQKVETPPLKEVPGKEVRLSLQLAEDGKLTGKGEEVYSGFEAAQLAEAFNQLSAESRNQALQGAVARYFGGASLSSVKIDYQEQVGAPFVLRYEFTVPRFGRLEGDKRMALGPLTFPAQLGRRYVQLSSRRTPLYIDNTEASRTQVTLALPGGWRLTDPQASLNVDSPFGRFTRAEKQEGGTLTITESLRVPRTRVAPNKYEQFAGFTGDVDLIQTRELVLVKQ; encoded by the coding sequence ATGCGCACCTTCCGCCGCGGACTCGCCGCGCTCGCCTTCGTCGCAGCCCTGTCCGGCTGCCCCCGTTCCTCCACCTCCGTCACCCCTCGCGTCCTCGAGTCCGCCGCGGAGCGGGCGGAGAAGGGCAATGACGAGGCCCGCACGCTCGCGTTCGCGGGCTTCCACGCGTACCTGGTGGCGGCTGACGCCACGCTGGCGCAGCAGCGCTTCGACGCGGCGGTGGCGAAGGACGCGGGCGACGTGTACGCGCTCGCCGGGCAGCACCTGATGGCGCGGCGGGCGGCCCGGGGCGACCGGGCGCTGGCGGCCGCCGTGGAGCTGGCGGTGCGCGCCCCCGGGCACCCGCTGGCCGTCTTCGCCGCGCGCTACATGCTGGACGCGGTGGGCGCGTCCAAGGCCCAGGACGACGAAATCCTCAAGGGCGTGGACCGGGCGCTGGCGGCGGGCGCGACGGGCGAGGCGGCCTACCTGCTGCGCGGCGCGCGGCTGTCCGTGCACACGGTGCGGGGCGACGCGAAGGCGCGGGACGCGGCGCTGCGCGAGCTGGGCGGCGTGGGTGAGGTGTCGCTCGTGGGGCCCTTCTCGGCCTTCCACATCCTGGCGTGGGACGACGCGGACCCGGTGAGCAGGAGCGGCTCGCTGGCGGGCCCCTTCACCGGCCCCTTCGGCCCGGTGGCCGTGCGCACGCTGCGCGCGCCCGACGGACGGCTGGACCTGGGCGGCGAGCCCGGCGAGGGCGACCTGTACGTGCACGCCTTCGACGCGGAGGTGACGGAGCCGGGCACCTACGTGGCCCGCTCGGTGAGCGGCACGTCGCACCAGGTGCTGCTGGACGGCACGCCGCTGATGGAGCGCCGCTCCTGGGAGCGAGCCACCTCCACCATCACCGCGCGCACGGTGGAGCTGCCCGCGGGCAAGCACCGCTTCCTCATCCGCCAGCTCAAGGCCGGCACCTCCGGCGTGCTCACCTTCTCCCTGCTGCGCGCGGATGGCCGGCCCTCGGGCGTGCGCGTCACGCCCGCCTCGGGCGCCGCGCCGCAGGCCTGGGGCCGCGCGCATGGCGCCTCCGAGGAGACGCCGGGCGTGTACCCCACGACGCAGAGCCTGAAGGCGGCGCTGGCGGAGGAGGCGGGGGACCTGCTGTCCACCGTGCTGGCGGTGCGTGACGGCATGGGCCGGGACGCGGACGGCGCGCGGCGGCTGATGGCGGCGGTGGACGCCAACACGCCGGCCCTGCTGGCGCTGCGCGCGGAGCTGGCGGCGACGGACCGCACCGTGCCCAGCAAGGTGGCGCGGGGCCGGGCCACGCGGGACCTGGAGGTGGTGCTGGCGAAGGACCCGGGCAACGTGGCCGCGGTGCTGGTGCGCACGGACCTCTTCCTGGATGACGGGCAGAATGCCCCGGCGCTGGAGGCCCTGAAGGCGGTGGACTCGACGCAGGGCCCCGTCAGCCCCGCGGTGTCCATGGCGCGGGCGCGCGCGGCGCTGGCGCTGGACGTGGAGGCGCTGGCCGAGGAGTCCCTGGCGGCGGCGCTGGAGGTGCGCCCCGGCCTGTGTGAGGCGCTGGGGCTGCAGTACAACCTGGCCCGCCGGCGCGACGCGGTGGAGCGCGGCGACCAGCTGGTGGCGGCGCAGCAGGGCTGCCCCGGGACGACGGTGCGGGAGGCGGAGCACGCGCGCACGCGCGGCGACATGGAGACCGCCGCGAAGCTGTACGCCCAGCTGGTGGCCCAGGACCCGAGCAGCGTGAGCACGGGCACCTCGCTGGCCAACGTGTACGTGGCCCTGCGCCGCTACGACGACGCCATGGCGGTGCTGCGCGAGCTGGCGAAGGTGTGGCCGCGCAGCGCGGACCTGGTGAAGCGGATGGCGGACGTGCGCGAGTACTCGGGCCAGCCGGCCGAGGCCCTGGCGCTGCGGGAGAAGGCGCTGGCCATGGAGGGAGACGACCTGGCCCTGCGCCGCGCGGTGGAGCGGGCGAAGACGGGCCGCGAGCTGCTGCAGGAGCACGCCATCGACGGGCGCGAGGCCATCCGCGCCTACGAGGCCGAGCCCATGTCCAGCGGCAGCGCGGCCGTCTTCGTGCTGGATGCGGCCGCGGTGCGCGTGTACCCGGACGGCAGCATCGTCAACCGCATCCACACCGTGCAGAAGGCGCTGGAGCAGTCCGGCGTGCAGGACATCGCGGAGGTGACGGTGCCCCGCGGCGCGCAGGTGCTGGCGCTGCGCACGCTGAAGGCGGACGGCCGGGTGCTGGAGCCGGAGAACATCGAGGGCAAGGACACGGTGAGCCTGCCCGGCGTGGCGGTGGGTGACTACGTGGAGGTGGAATATCTATTGGCGGAGAACCCGCGCGGCCCCGCGCAGCCGGGCTTCACCGCGTCCGCCTTCTACTTCCAGATTGCCAACCAGCCCAACGCCTGGACGACGTACACCGTCGTCGCGCCCAAGGGCAGCGGCATGAAGGTGGACGCGCACGGGATGAAGGCGCCCGCGCCGAAGGTGACTGGCGACGTGGAGGTCTTCCACTACGAGGCGCGCCGGGTGCCGCCGTTCATCGCGGAGCCGGACTCGCCGCCGTCGGGCAACGAGTACCTGCCCTTCGTCATGGTGGGCGCCGGGGCCACGGGCAACGACGGGCTGGTGCGCATCTACGGCGACGTCTTCCAGGAGCGGTGGCAGCGCACGGCGGAGGTGGAGGCCTTCGCGCGCAAGGCGGCCGAGGGCAAGGAGGGCCTGGAGGCGGTGAAGGCGCTGCACGCGGCGGCGAACCAGCGCTTCAGCGGCAGGGACTCGGGGCTGGGCCAGTCCGCGGCGTCCACGGTGGCGCAGGACCGGGGCAGCCGGCTGATGGTGATGAAGGCCGGGCTGGACACGCTGGGGATTCCGGCGCGCGTGGTGGCCATTCGCACCTTCACCGTGGACCCCGCGCAGTACCTCTTCCCCAACGACAGCCTGCTGCCCTTCGCGGCGCTGCGCGTGGAGCTGCCGGGGGGCGAGCCGGTGTGGGTGGACACGTCGGTGCGCAACGGCCCCTTCGGCGAGCTGCCGGAGTCCGCCATGGGCGGGCGCGAGGCGTACCTGCTGCCGGAGCCCGGCCTGCCGGCGCAGAAGGTGGAGACGCCGCCGCTGAAGGAGGTGCCCGGCAAGGAGGTGCGGCTGTCGCTGCAGCTCGCCGAGGACGGGAAGCTCACCGGCAAGGGCGAGGAGGTGTACTCGGGCTTCGAGGCGGCGCAGCTGGCGGAGGCCTTCAACCAGCTGTCGGCGGAGAGCCGCAACCAGGCGCTCCAGGGCGCGGTGGCGCGGTACTTCGGCGGTGCCTCGCTGTCGAGCGTGAAGATTGACTACCAGGAGCAGGTGGGCGCGCCCTTCGTGCTGCGCTACGAGTTCACCGTGCCTCGCTTCGGCCGGCTGGAGGGGGACAAGCGGATGGCGCTGGGGCCCCTCACCTTCCCCGCGCAGCTGGGCCGGCGCTACGTGCAGCTCAGCTCGCGCCGCACGCCGCTCTACATCGACAACACGGAGGCCAGCCGCACGCAGGTGACGCTGGCGCTGCCGGGCGGCTGGCGGCTGACGGACCCGCAGGCGTCGCTGAACGTGGACAGCCCGTTCGGCCGCTTCACCCGCGCGGAGAAGCAGGAGGGCGGCACCCTCACCATCACCGAGTCGCTGCGCGTGCCGCGCACCCGCGTCGCGCCGAACAAGTACGAGCAGTTCGCCGGCTTCACCGGCGACGTGGACCTCATCCAGACGCGCGAGCTGGTGCTGGTGAAGCAGTAG
- a CDS encoding zinc metalloprotease, with translation MNWKKWVRAVPALGMLGLAACGSAAAETAELASAPAPLLDCEQPLPEVLESTPGAEGPRAQLAVTSVVTPILLVPQGSSVTPQQVTTLTQALGNVRRWYQRELPNKNVRWEPLVTMAGDKTAAYYLTNNNVWAEIPGEIQAKLGWNPWTYTGTSHHIALVIGRDLLGWAGGNGYNDGRGLAILGLESLVEQSKCAGEWWCTQEFWHGTVAHELGHGFTLPHDADPASIMNFHGDYTNKHFTGTAPATVEASPATQAKQENWSFCGIDYQCATKRCGGNWSGNRLWCLPTAQYPKEAAAIPAGFTCRTASQCATGYCQPNANGDKVCTTGPQPWYVTPFFPDVP, from the coding sequence ATGAACTGGAAGAAGTGGGTTCGTGCGGTGCCGGCGCTGGGGATGTTGGGATTGGCGGCCTGCGGCTCCGCCGCGGCGGAGACCGCGGAGCTGGCGTCCGCACCCGCGCCGCTTTTGGACTGTGAGCAGCCGCTGCCGGAGGTGCTGGAGAGCACGCCGGGCGCGGAAGGCCCCCGGGCGCAGCTGGCGGTGACGTCCGTCGTCACGCCCATCCTGCTCGTGCCCCAGGGCAGCTCCGTCACCCCGCAGCAGGTCACCACGCTGACGCAGGCGCTCGGCAACGTGCGGCGCTGGTACCAGCGAGAGCTGCCCAACAAGAACGTGCGCTGGGAGCCGCTGGTGACGATGGCCGGCGACAAGACGGCCGCGTACTACCTCACCAACAACAACGTCTGGGCGGAAATCCCAGGCGAAATCCAGGCCAAGCTGGGCTGGAACCCGTGGACGTACACCGGCACGTCCCACCACATCGCGCTGGTCATCGGGCGCGACCTGCTGGGCTGGGCCGGCGGCAATGGCTACAACGACGGCCGGGGCCTGGCCATCCTCGGGCTGGAGTCGCTGGTGGAGCAGTCGAAGTGCGCGGGCGAGTGGTGGTGCACGCAGGAGTTCTGGCACGGCACGGTGGCGCACGAGCTGGGGCACGGCTTCACGCTGCCACATGACGCGGACCCCGCCTCCATCATGAACTTCCACGGCGACTACACGAACAAGCACTTCACCGGCACCGCGCCGGCCACGGTGGAGGCCAGCCCCGCCACGCAGGCCAAGCAGGAGAACTGGTCCTTCTGCGGCATCGACTACCAGTGCGCCACGAAGCGCTGTGGCGGCAACTGGAGCGGCAACCGGCTGTGGTGCCTGCCCACCGCGCAGTACCCCAAGGAGGCCGCCGCCATCCCCGCCGGCTTCACCTGCCGCACCGCCAGCCAGTGCGCCACGGGCTACTGCCAGCCGAACGCCAACGGCGACAAGGTGTGCACCACCGGCCCGCAGCCCTGGTACGTCACGCCGTTCTTCCCGGACGTGCCGTAG
- a CDS encoding serine/threonine-protein kinase: MSSIDPTAISRPRSPDLISGYHLEKLVGSGGMGEVHKATQLSLGRTVAVKLLNPELAKDPSFIARFQKEAAALAALSHPHVVSIVDKGKTDTTYYLVMEFVDGPSLRELIRAPDLNVPVALRRMLEICRAIEYAHGRGVIHRDLKPENILLDQQAGGIAKVSDFGLASFLADASPSSRYALTSTHVSMGTLSYMAPEQRVDAKNADARADIFSLGVILYEWLTGEVPLGTFDPPSRKRQGVDTRLDAIVTRCLKPDPDDRYPSVTALIADLEILVPGSLPSLLPTKQTRMQRFRQGVRKVVNRTLQVAAVLLVLAAAVVLGLALLRGNQPSRARPGVAIMSDLGTASSGSGPGRKETGAEKFTVNLGDGPDAMALLVTGRPIQFEGKALVYPLVDEQPRVGRTIVDVVGFEGDILSLSARVRVDAQPPSWERRLRTALKLDSPAPDPVAALLLTGSTGRYVALTYNGAGEPMALEWVLGERRGAMLGLASPEGEAHLELKVDAEGLLQGYVGKGKDQRAIGEPLNLGPGWMEHFGNAPVPGFGCNEGACRAEGFTYIVRKSPPPGTTAPVVVPPMARPVVANAVPAKAVTPKRPPPPPPKKQPVKPPPKGGKRR; this comes from the coding sequence ATGTCCTCAATCGACCCCACCGCGATCAGCCGGCCACGCTCTCCGGACCTCATCAGCGGCTACCACCTCGAGAAGCTGGTCGGTAGCGGAGGCATGGGTGAAGTCCACAAGGCCACCCAGCTCTCGCTCGGCCGGACGGTGGCCGTAAAGCTGCTCAACCCCGAGTTGGCCAAGGACCCGTCCTTCATCGCGCGCTTCCAGAAGGAAGCCGCCGCGCTGGCCGCCCTGAGCCACCCCCACGTCGTCTCCATCGTCGACAAGGGGAAGACGGACACCACCTATTACCTGGTGATGGAGTTCGTGGACGGCCCGTCGCTGCGCGAGCTGATCCGCGCACCGGACCTCAATGTCCCCGTCGCGCTGCGGCGGATGCTCGAAATCTGCCGGGCCATCGAGTACGCGCACGGCCGCGGCGTCATCCACCGGGACTTGAAGCCGGAGAACATCCTGCTGGACCAGCAGGCCGGCGGCATTGCCAAGGTGTCGGACTTCGGGCTCGCCTCCTTCCTGGCGGACGCCAGCCCCTCCTCGCGCTACGCGCTCACCTCCACGCACGTGTCCATGGGCACGCTGTCGTACATGGCGCCCGAGCAGCGCGTGGACGCGAAGAACGCGGACGCGCGCGCGGACATCTTCTCGCTGGGCGTCATCCTCTACGAGTGGCTCACCGGCGAGGTGCCGCTGGGCACCTTCGACCCGCCCTCGCGCAAGCGCCAGGGCGTGGACACGCGGCTGGACGCCATCGTCACCCGGTGCCTCAAGCCGGACCCGGATGACCGCTACCCCTCGGTGACGGCGCTCATCGCGGACCTGGAAATCCTGGTGCCGGGCAGCCTGCCCTCGCTGCTGCCGACGAAGCAGACGCGCATGCAGCGCTTCCGCCAGGGCGTGCGCAAGGTGGTGAACCGCACGCTGCAGGTGGCGGCCGTGCTGCTGGTGCTGGCAGCCGCGGTCGTGCTGGGCCTCGCGCTGCTGCGCGGCAACCAGCCCTCACGCGCCAGGCCCGGCGTGGCAATCATGTCGGACCTGGGGACGGCTAGCTCGGGCTCGGGGCCCGGACGGAAGGAAACTGGCGCCGAGAAGTTCACGGTGAACCTGGGTGATGGACCGGACGCGATGGCGTTGCTGGTGACGGGCCGGCCGATCCAGTTCGAGGGGAAGGCGCTCGTCTACCCGCTGGTGGACGAGCAGCCCCGGGTAGGCCGCACCATCGTGGACGTGGTGGGCTTCGAGGGCGACATCCTCTCGCTCAGCGCTCGCGTTCGAGTAGACGCCCAACCTCCCTCCTGGGAGCGCCGCCTGCGCACCGCGCTGAAACTGGACAGCCCTGCGCCGGACCCCGTGGCCGCGCTGCTGTTGACGGGCAGCACGGGCCGCTATGTGGCACTCACCTACAACGGTGCCGGCGAGCCCATGGCACTGGAGTGGGTCCTGGGTGAGCGCCGGGGCGCCATGCTGGGGTTGGCCTCGCCCGAGGGAGAGGCGCACCTGGAGCTCAAGGTGGACGCCGAGGGCCTCCTCCAGGGGTACGTGGGCAAGGGGAAGGACCAGCGCGCCATCGGCGAGCCCCTGAACCTGGGCCCGGGGTGGATGGAGCACTTCGGCAACGCGCCCGTGCCCGGCTTCGGCTGCAACGAGGGCGCCTGCCGTGCCGAGGGCTTCACCTATATCGTCCGCAAGTCCCCGCCTCCAGGGACGACGGCGCCAGTGGTGGTGCCTCCCATGGCCCGGCCCGTGGTGGCCAACGCGGTGCCCGCCAAGGCGGTGACGCCCAAGCGTCCCCCTCCGCCTCCCCCCAAGAAGCAGCCCGTCAAGCCGCCCCCGAAGGGTGGCAAGAGGCGGTAG
- a CDS encoding ankyrin repeat domain-containing protein: MYYVAALVALVVLFLLVHRALRSRRDLVATIRQGDASRVEALLRRRPEALVQAREAVRGPLQAAAAVGRRDIVDVLLARGVDPAGIDGWGQSALHVAALHGHADLVRRFVELGVDVNQRAGRATSDKVPARPGATAFHFACGAGQLAALEVVLEKGGAWDAVDERDLTGLHEVAARSGSVEVARRLLELGCPVDAVDCLGQTPLMLALAYKRTGLASLLVTRGASPHARGPMEFTPLHLAALRGLEDLVSALLAAGADPLARNDLKQTPLDVARAEGHGGVVALLERAMPPGAAAAPEAAQPEAVLAPPRPRSSEG, translated from the coding sequence ATGTACTACGTCGCCGCGCTGGTGGCCCTGGTGGTCCTGTTCCTGCTCGTTCACCGCGCCCTTCGCTCCCGGAGAGACCTGGTGGCCACCATCCGCCAGGGTGACGCCTCGCGGGTGGAGGCCCTGCTGCGCCGCAGGCCGGAGGCGCTCGTCCAGGCCCGCGAGGCCGTGCGCGGGCCGCTCCAGGCCGCGGCGGCCGTGGGGCGCCGCGACATCGTCGACGTGCTGCTGGCCCGGGGCGTGGACCCGGCGGGCATCGACGGCTGGGGGCAGAGCGCGCTGCACGTGGCGGCGCTGCACGGGCATGCCGACCTGGTGCGGCGCTTCGTGGAGCTGGGCGTGGATGTGAACCAGCGGGCGGGGCGAGCCACCTCGGACAAGGTGCCGGCGCGGCCGGGCGCCACCGCCTTCCACTTCGCCTGCGGCGCCGGCCAGCTCGCCGCGCTGGAGGTGGTGCTGGAGAAGGGGGGCGCATGGGACGCGGTGGACGAGCGGGACCTCACCGGCCTGCACGAGGTGGCGGCCCGCTCCGGCTCGGTGGAGGTGGCGCGGCGGCTGCTGGAGCTGGGCTGTCCCGTGGACGCGGTGGACTGCCTGGGGCAGACGCCGCTGATGCTGGCGCTGGCCTACAAGCGCACCGGGCTGGCCTCCCTGCTGGTGACGCGCGGCGCCAGCCCCCACGCCCGGGGCCCCATGGAGTTCACCCCGCTGCACCTGGCCGCCCTGCGCGGGCTGGAGGACCTGGTCTCCGCGCTGCTCGCCGCGGGCGCGGACCCGCTGGCCCGCAACGACTTGAAGCAGACGCCGCTGGACGTGGCCCGCGCGGAAGGGCACGGGGGCGTCGTGGCCCTCCTCGAGCGGGCCATGCCTCCGGGCGCGGCGGCGGCCCCCGAGGCCGCGCAGCCGGAGGCGGTGCTGGCACCGCCCCGGCCCCGGTCGTCAGAGGGCTAG